The Sulfitobacter sp. SK011 genome has a window encoding:
- a CDS encoding NADH-quinone oxidoreductase subunit B family protein, with amino-acid sequence MAVTQTHSPATAGMDRDVATQNLNAELQDKGFLVTSTADIINWARTGSLHWMTFGLACCAVEMMHTSMPRYDLERFGTAPRASPRQSDLMIVAGTLTNKMAPALRKVYDQMPEPRYVISMGSCANGGGYYHYSYSVVRGCDRIVPVDIYVPGCPPTAEALLYGILQLQRKMRRTGTIVR; translated from the coding sequence ATGGCAGTAACTCAAACGCACAGCCCGGCAACCGCAGGCATGGACCGGGACGTTGCCACCCAGAACCTGAATGCAGAATTGCAGGACAAGGGTTTTCTTGTCACATCGACCGCCGACATCATCAACTGGGCCAGAACAGGTTCGCTGCATTGGATGACATTTGGTCTGGCCTGCTGTGCGGTTGAGATGATGCACACCTCGATGCCGCGCTATGACCTTGAACGCTTTGGCACCGCGCCGCGCGCCAGCCCGCGTCAATCCGATCTGATGATCGTGGCCGGAACACTGACCAACAAGATGGCCCCCGCGCTGCGCAAGGTCTATGATCAGATGCCAGAGCCCCGCTATGTGATCTCGATGGGGTCCTGCGCCAATGGCGGTGGGTATTATCACTACAGCTATTCGGTGGTGCGCGGCTGTGACCGGATTGTTCCGGTCGATATTTATGTGCCCGGCTGCCCGCCCACAGCCGAAGCGCTGCTCTATGGCATCCTGCAATTGCAACGCAAGATGCGCCGGACAGGGACGATTGTGCGATGA
- a CDS encoding YodC family protein, which translates to MSDARAGRVSVGDVVRLKSGGPVMTVEATVGDGAAICCWFTHGLQRYNATFASETLMACDAPETWPAGKEENG; encoded by the coding sequence ATGAGCGATGCGCGGGCAGGCCGCGTCAGCGTCGGCGACGTTGTGCGGCTCAAGAGCGGCGGGCCGGTGATGACGGTGGAAGCGACGGTCGGAGACGGCGCCGCGATCTGCTGCTGGTTCACCCACGGCCTGCAGCGTTACAACGCGACATTCGCCAGCGAGACACTGATGGCGTGCGACGCGCCGGAAACCTGGCCAGCCGGGAAGGAGGAGAACGGATGA
- a CDS encoding NADH-quinone oxidoreductase subunit A gives MDDMLREYLPILVFLAVAIGLGIVLILAAVVLAVRNPDPEKVSAYECGFNAFDDARMKFDVRFYLVSILFIIFDLEIAFLFPWAVAFQEVSMVGFWSMMVFLAVLTAGFAYEWKKGALEWQ, from the coding sequence TTGGACGACATGCTGCGGGAATACCTGCCAATCCTCGTTTTTCTGGCCGTTGCCATCGGTTTGGGGATCGTTTTGATCCTTGCCGCTGTGGTTCTGGCTGTGCGCAACCCGGACCCTGAAAAGGTTTCTGCCTATGAATGTGGGTTCAACGCCTTTGATGATGCGCGGATGAAATTTGATGTGCGGTTCTATCTGGTATCGATTCTGTTCATCATCTTCGATCTGGAAATTGCTTTCTTGTTCCCGTGGGCCGTGGCCTTTCAAGAGGTCAGCATGGTTGGCTTCTGGTCGATGATGGTGTTCCTTGCGGTGCTGACCGCCGGATTCGCCTATGAATGGAAGAAGGGGGCGTTGGAATGGCAGTAA
- a CDS encoding ABC transporter ATP-binding protein: MKLLSFLFKEREIEKTGDDAAVSSLLAFVWRMTRWHQVWACLLAVVVAVLNLAPIELQRRIVNEVVETQNVPLLLQFGMFYLGIIVLHQAVKFALNTYQVWMTESTNLYTRQHLLGLYGNAVDEDGNENSGRVVSIIGTEVDKLGGFVGEGLSQSCANVALLLGVLGYMAVVEPSIALFAVGFMVPQIIVTPFMQKYLNKLVERHVGYMRTLGDEVSELDATPEGGDLPILKKIFSNRLRFNMLKFVLKAVLNLLNSLGPLSVLLYGGYMVMMGETQVGVIVAFISGFDRISGPVRELVGFYRVYAQASVQHTMIAKWMDKVRD; the protein is encoded by the coding sequence ATGAAGTTATTGAGTTTCCTTTTCAAGGAACGTGAGATCGAAAAAACCGGCGACGATGCTGCGGTTTCGTCGCTGTTGGCCTTTGTCTGGCGGATGACGCGTTGGCATCAGGTCTGGGCCTGCCTTCTGGCCGTGGTGGTTGCGGTTCTGAACCTCGCCCCGATTGAATTGCAGCGGCGGATCGTGAACGAGGTTGTCGAGACCCAGAATGTGCCGCTGCTTTTGCAGTTTGGGATGTTCTATCTTGGTATCATTGTCCTGCATCAGGCGGTCAAGTTTGCGTTAAACACCTATCAGGTCTGGATGACCGAAAGCACCAACCTCTATACGCGCCAGCATCTTTTGGGCCTTTATGGCAATGCCGTTGATGAGGACGGCAACGAAAACAGCGGCCGTGTCGTCTCTATCATAGGGACCGAGGTGGACAAACTTGGCGGTTTTGTGGGCGAGGGGTTGTCGCAATCCTGTGCCAATGTGGCGCTGCTGCTGGGCGTGCTGGGCTATATGGCTGTGGTCGAACCCTCAATTGCCCTTTTTGCCGTCGGGTTCATGGTCCCTCAGATCATTGTGACCCCTTTTATGCAAAAGTATCTCAACAAACTTGTGGAACGCCATGTGGGCTATATGCGCACGCTTGGTGATGAGGTGTCCGAACTTGACGCCACGCCAGAGGGTGGCGATCTGCCGATCCTCAAGAAAATATTCTCGAACCGATTGCGGTTCAACATGCTCAAGTTCGTCCTCAAGGCGGTTCTCAACCTGCTCAATTCATTGGGCCCGCTGTCTGTGCTGCTTTACGGGGGATACATGGTGATGATGGGCGAGACGCAAGTTGGCGTCATCGTCGCGTTCATTTCAGGGTTTGACCGCATCTCGGGCCCGGTGCGCGAATTGGTTGGTTTTTACCGGGTCTATGCACAGGCCAGCGTCCAACACACAATGATTGCCAAATGGATGGACAAGGTGAGGGATTGA
- a CDS encoding fatty acid desaturase, whose amino-acid sequence MAEISHNTPAAAAARDWVKILASYREPNTLRSSFELAVSLVPFVVLWIAACWVAQYSYLGAFLLSALNGGFLLRLFCIQHDCGHGSFFGNRNVSDWIGRALGVITLTPYDVWRRTHSIHHSHAGDLDQRGIGDVMTLTVEEYHQRTAFGRFLYRAYRHPLVLFGIGPAYLFMLEYRLPLGLMNQGRYWVSAMATNLAIAAILTVIIYFGGLQALFLVFLPTTLIAASVGVWLFYVQHQFETTHWENHETWQLHEAALHGSSHYDLPPILRWFTANIGIHHVHHLYSRIPFYRLSEVLNDHRELVECSRMTFMQSLKCASLDLWDEKSRRLISFAAARRLAA is encoded by the coding sequence ATGGCAGAAATATCGCACAACACTCCCGCAGCAGCAGCCGCCCGCGATTGGGTCAAAATACTGGCGAGTTACCGTGAACCAAACACGTTGCGCAGCAGCTTTGAATTGGCAGTCAGCCTTGTGCCTTTCGTTGTCCTGTGGATCGCAGCATGCTGGGTTGCGCAGTACAGCTATCTCGGGGCCTTTTTGCTTTCTGCGCTGAACGGCGGGTTTCTGTTGCGCCTGTTCTGCATCCAGCACGATTGTGGCCATGGGTCTTTCTTTGGCAACCGCAATGTCAGCGACTGGATCGGTCGGGCGCTTGGCGTGATCACCTTGACGCCCTATGATGTTTGGCGTCGGACCCATTCCATTCACCACAGCCATGCCGGCGATCTGGATCAGCGTGGCATTGGCGATGTCATGACCCTGACGGTTGAGGAATATCACCAGCGCACTGCCTTTGGCCGGTTCTTGTACCGCGCCTATCGCCATCCACTGGTATTGTTCGGGATCGGGCCTGCATATCTGTTCATGCTTGAGTACCGCCTACCATTGGGTCTGATGAATCAGGGCCGCTATTGGGTGTCCGCTATGGCCACAAATCTGGCAATTGCCGCAATCCTGACGGTGATCATCTATTTTGGCGGGCTGCAGGCGCTTTTCCTGGTGTTTTTGCCAACAACATTGATCGCAGCGTCCGTGGGTGTGTGGCTGTTTTATGTACAGCACCAGTTTGAGACGACCCATTGGGAAAATCACGAGACATGGCAGTTGCACGAGGCGGCGCTGCACGGCAGCTCGCACTATGACCTGCCGCCCATTCTGCGCTGGTTCACGGCCAATATTGGCATCCATCACGTGCACCACCTTTACAGCCGTATCCCGTTTTATCGGCTGTCTGAGGTTCTCAATGACCACCGCGAATTGGTGGAATGCAGCAGGATGACATTCATGCAAAGCCTGAAATGCGCCAGTCTTGATCTGTGGGACGAAAAAAGCCGCCGATTGATTTCTTTTGCCGCGGCGCGCCGACTGGCCGCTTGA